Proteins encoded within one genomic window of Candidatus Methylomirabilota bacterium:
- a CDS encoding haloalkane dehalogenase, with translation MTPPISAADPYPRRRVSILDTEMAYVDTGTGAPVVFLHGNPTSSYLWRNVIPLVEPHGHCLVPDLVGMGDSGKALTGAYRFADHARYLDAWFETLGLTRDVTLVVHDWGSALGFHWAHRHPDRVRALVYLEAIVRPVSWGEWPETARKVFQAMRSPAGEEMVLEKNLFVERILPASVLRGLTEAEMTVYRRPYLEPGESRRPTLTWPREIPIDGEPADVVAIVDGYARWLATSDRPKLFINADPGVILVGAQRESCRAWPNQREITVKGSHFLQEDSPAEIGEAIVAFLKGLGGGR, from the coding sequence ATGACGCCGCCCATCTCCGCCGCCGACCCCTACCCGCGCCGGCGCGTCAGCATCCTCGACACCGAGATGGCTTACGTGGACACGGGCACGGGCGCGCCCGTGGTCTTCCTGCATGGCAATCCCACCTCGTCGTATCTCTGGCGCAACGTGATCCCGCTCGTCGAGCCCCATGGCCATTGCCTCGTCCCCGATCTCGTGGGCATGGGCGACTCCGGCAAGGCCCTCACCGGCGCCTACCGCTTCGCGGATCACGCGCGATACCTCGACGCCTGGTTCGAGACGCTCGGGCTCACGCGTGACGTCACCCTGGTCGTGCACGACTGGGGTTCGGCCCTCGGCTTTCACTGGGCCCATCGCCATCCCGATCGCGTGCGAGCGCTCGTCTACCTGGAGGCGATCGTGCGCCCGGTGAGCTGGGGCGAGTGGCCGGAGACGGCGCGCAAGGTCTTCCAGGCCATGCGCTCACCCGCCGGCGAGGAGATGGTCCTGGAGAAAAACCTCTTCGTGGAACGCATCCTCCCCGCCAGCGTGCTCCGCGGCCTCACCGAGGCGGAGATGACCGTGTACCGCCGCCCTTACCTCGAGCCCGGCGAGTCACGGCGGCCCACTCTCACCTGGCCGAGAGAAATCCCCATCGACGGCGAGCCCGCCGACGTTGTGGCCATCGTGGACGGGTATGCCCGGTGGCTGGCCACGAGCGATCGCCCCAAGCTCTTCATCAATGCCGATCCCGGCGTCATCCTGGTCGGAGCCCAGCGCGAGTCCTGCCGCGCGTGGCCGAACCAGCGGGAGATCACCGTCAAGGGCAGCCACTTCCTCCAGGAGGACTCGCCGGCGGAGATCGGCGAGGCCATCGTCGCCTTCCTCAAGGGGCTGGGCGGGGGACGATGA
- a CDS encoding D-2-hydroxyacid dehydrogenase, which yields MTARSILVYHPDPGEAEAYARLIKQPRPLFAVHACATPAAAELYVAHAEILYAWDFPRELLPEAGRLRWVQNMGAGVERFLVPELPRQVALTRVAGVFGPWMAEYVLGWCLWFTQRTELFRAQQRERRWSTADPLRLFGGTLCVVGLGDIGRTIARSARAFGMHVVGVSQSGKTMAEAERVYRVRDLKKALAAADFVVLTVPLTETTRGLIGSAELAAMKPSAWLVNVARGAIVDEAALLEALWANRLGGAVLDVFSEEPLPAGHPLWEFDNVVITPHISGPSTPGEIAPLFNDNLRRYLAKRPLRFVVDRKRGY from the coding sequence GTGACTGCCCGCTCCATCCTCGTCTATCACCCTGACCCCGGCGAGGCCGAGGCCTATGCCCGGCTCATCAAGCAGCCGCGCCCGCTCTTCGCGGTGCACGCGTGCGCGACCCCCGCCGCCGCCGAGCTCTACGTGGCGCATGCCGAGATCCTCTATGCCTGGGACTTCCCGCGCGAGCTCCTGCCGGAGGCGGGGCGCCTCCGATGGGTCCAGAACATGGGCGCGGGCGTCGAGCGCTTTCTCGTGCCCGAGCTGCCGAGGCAGGTGGCCCTCACGCGGGTGGCGGGCGTCTTCGGGCCCTGGATGGCCGAGTACGTGCTGGGCTGGTGTCTCTGGTTCACCCAGCGCACCGAGCTGTTCCGCGCCCAGCAGCGCGAGCGCCGGTGGAGCACGGCCGATCCCCTGCGCCTCTTCGGGGGGACGCTCTGCGTGGTGGGGCTCGGCGACATCGGGCGCACCATCGCGCGCTCGGCGCGCGCCTTTGGCATGCACGTGGTGGGGGTCAGCCAGAGCGGCAAGACAATGGCCGAGGCGGAGCGGGTCTACCGGGTGCGCGATCTCAAGAAGGCGCTCGCCGCCGCGGACTTCGTCGTCCTCACGGTGCCGCTCACCGAGACGACCCGGGGCCTGATCGGGTCGGCCGAGCTCGCCGCCATGAAGCCTTCCGCGTGGCTCGTCAATGTCGCGCGCGGCGCCATCGTGGACGAGGCCGCCCTCCTCGAAGCCCTCTGGGCGAATCGCCTGGGCGGCGCCGTGCTGGACGTCTTCTCCGAGGAGCCCCTGCCCGCGGGCCACCCCCTCTGGGAGTTCGACAATGTCGTGATCACGCCCCACATCTCCGGACCGAGCACGCCGGGCGAGATCGCTCCCCTCTTCAACGACAATCTCCGCCGCTATCTCGCCAAGCGCCCCCTCCGCTTCGTCGTCGACCGGAAGCGCGGGTACTAG